Proteins from a single region of Macrotis lagotis isolate mMagLag1 chromosome 2, bilby.v1.9.chrom.fasta, whole genome shotgun sequence:
- the LOC141511572 gene encoding LOW QUALITY PROTEIN: olfactory receptor 6C2-like (The sequence of the model RefSeq protein was modified relative to this genomic sequence to represent the inferred CDS: deleted 1 base in 1 codon) gives MRNHTGITFFILRGLKDDPQLQVLLFIFLFLTYMMSVTGNLTIITLTLVDPHLKTPMYFFLRNFSFLELSFTTICIPKFLYNMSTGDYTVSYNACLTQLFFGILVGASEFFLLAAMSYDRYVAICKPLHYATIINNRICNQLLLGCWLSGLMIILPPLGVGLELEFCDSNVIDHFVCDALPLLEITCSETEFIEKLILASAVLTLIITLVLVFLSYASIVRTILRFPSAEQRKKAFSTCSSHMIVVSMTYGTCIFIYIKPSSKEGAALNKVVSLLATSVAPVMNPFIYTLRNKQVIQAFRDTFIKIILISKL, from the exons ATGAGAAACCATACTGGGATAACTTTTTTTATACTTCGGGGATTGAAAGATGACCCACAGTTGCAGGTGCTgctttttatctttctgtttctgaCCTACATGATGAGTGTAACTGGGAACTTGACCATCATCACCCTCACTTTGGTGGATCCCCACCTTAAAACtcccatgtat tttttccttaggaactTTTCCTTCTTAGAATTGTCATTCACAACTATCTGTATTCCCAAATTCCTGTACAATATGTCAACTGGAGACTATACTGTTTCCTATAATGCATGTTTAACTCAACTATTTTTTGGTATTCTTGTTGGGGCTTCTGAATTTTTCCTCTTGGCTGCCATGTCTTATGACCGCTATGTAGCCATCTGCAAACCCCTGCACTATGCAACCATCATAAACAACAGAATCTGCAACCAGCTCCTCCTGGGTTGTTGGCTGTCTGGGTTAATGATCATCCTACCACCACTTGGTGTGGGTCTTGAGCTGGAATTCTGTGACTCTAATGTCATTGACCATTTTGTCTGTGATGCATTGCCATTACTGGAGATTACATGTTCTGAAACAGAGTTCATAGAAAAACTGATTTTAGCCTCTGCTGTGTTGACACTTATCATCACTTTAGTCTTAGTGTTTCTGTCTTATGCTTCTATTGTGAGGACTATTCTGAGATTCCCTTCAgctgaacaaaggaaaaaagcctTTTCCACTTGTTCCTCTCATATGATTGTCGTCTCTATGACTTATGGAACCTGTATCTTCATCTATATCAAACCTTCTTCAAAAGAAGGGGCAGCTTTAAATAAGGTGGTCTCTTTACTTGCAACCTCAGTGGCACCAGTAATGAATCCCTTTATTTATACTCTGAGGAATAAGCAAGTGATACAAGCTTTTAGGGATACATTCATAAAGATTATATTGATTTCAAAATTGTAA
- the LOC141511573 gene encoding LOW QUALITY PROTEIN: olfactory receptor 6C2-like (The sequence of the model RefSeq protein was modified relative to this genomic sequence to represent the inferred CDS: inserted 1 base in 1 codon) gives MTNHTGITLFILWGLTDDPQLQVLLFIFLFLSYFLSVTGNLTIITLTLVDPHLKTPMYFFLRNFSFLELSFTTICIPKFLYNMSTGDYTVSYNACFTQLFLGVLVGASEFFLLAAMSYDRYVTIHKPLHYATIINKRVCNQLLLGCWLTGLIIILSPFGVALELEFCDSNIIDHCXCDAAPLLKIACSDTQFLDRMILASSVLTLIITLVLVVLYYASIVKTILRFPSAEQRKKAFSTCSSHMIVVSMTYGTCIFIYIKPSAKEGVALNKVVSVLATSVAPVMNPFIYTLRNKQVIQAFRDIFKKIVLISKL, from the exons ATGACAAACCATACTGGGATAACATTATTTATCCTTTGGGGATTGACAGATGATCCACAGTTGCAGGTGCTgctttttatctttctgtttctgaGCTACTTTCTGAGTGTAACTGGGAACTTGACCATCATTACCCTCACTTTGGTGGATCCACACCTTAAAACccccatgtattttttccttaggaaCTTTTCCTTCTTAGAATTGTCATTCACAACTATCTGTATTCCCAAATTCCTGTACAATATGTCAACTGGAGACTATACTGTGTCCTATAATGCATGTTTCACTCAATTATTTTTAGGTGTCCTTGTTGGGGCCTCAGAATTTTTTCTCTTGGCTGCCATGTCTTATGACCGCTATGTAACCATCCACAAACCCCTGCATTACGCAACCATCATAAACAAAAGAGTCTGTAACCAGCTTCTCTTGGGCTGTTGGCTGACTGGTTTGATAATCATCCTTTCACCATTTGGTGTGGCTCTTGAGCTAGAATTCTGTGACTCCAATATCATTGACCACT GCTGTGATGCAGCACCCTTGCTGAAGATTGCATGCTCTGATACACAGTTtctagatagaatgattttagcCTCTTCTGTGTTGACACTTATCATCACTTTAGTGTTAGTGGTTTTGTATTATGCCAGTATTGTCAAGACTATACTGAGATTTCCCTCAgctgaacaaaggaaaaaagcctTCTCCACTTGTTCCTCCCATATGATTGTTGTCTCCATGACTTATGGAACCTGCATCTTCATCTATATCAAGCCTTCTGCAAAAGAAGGGGTGGCTTTAAATAAGGTTGTCTCAGTACTTGCAACCTCAGTAGCACCAGTAATGAACCCTTTCATTTATACCCTTAGGAATAAACAAGTGATACAAGCTTTTAGGgacattttcaaaaagattgtacTGATTTCAAAGCTATAA